One window from the genome of Osmerus eperlanus chromosome 1, fOsmEpe2.1, whole genome shotgun sequence encodes:
- the LOC134017340 gene encoding cytokine-like protein 1 codes for MKLGPATFICFFSLMWLTECAPLTCYSRVLGLSKEIMDLLDKVHNYHRTKTCVEILPKMFIDVHNSCLMPRLRDFLYVVENLPTQYCKERPRIVLLKRKVRNLYAIISKVCHRDLVYFTDDCEAIDTGHSVPRYGEDRLQLLEER; via the exons ATGAAACTGGGACCTGCGACTTTTATTTGTTTCTTTAGTTTAATGTGGTTGACAGAATGTGCGCCGCTAACATGCTACTCCAGAGTGCTCGGATTGAGCAAAGAAATAATGGACCTACTGGATAAAGTACACAATTACCATCGCACG AAAACCTGCGTTGAGATTCTACCCAAGATGTTCATAGATGTGCAC AATTCCTGCCTCATGCCCAGGCTCCGAGATTTCCTCTACGTTGTGGAAAACCTTCCTACCCAGTACTGCAAAGAACGCCCCAGAATTGTTCTATTAAAGCGGAAAGTCCGGAACTTGTACGCTATCATCAGCAAAGTCTGTCATCGG GACCTTGTGTACTTTACAGATGACTGTGAGGCAATCGATACTGGACACAGTGTCCCACGCTATGGAGAAGACAGGCTGCAGcttctggaggagagatga